The Oxalobacter aliiformigenes nucleotide sequence GCAGTACCTGCCTCGTCTTTTCCGACAATGCCCAAAAGACTGCAGACCGCTCCCAGTGCGGCGACATTGCGTGCGACATTGGCCGCACCTCCGAGCCGTTCCTCGTTTTTTCCTATTAGAACGACCGGAACCGGAGCTTCCGGGGATATCCGGTTGACGTCGCCGAACCAGTAACGGTCCAGCATGATGTCGCCAACTATCAATATGCGTGTTTTGAGCAAAGAGTTCATGTTCATGATCAGTTTTTTCCGGCATATGAAACAGTACCGTTACTAAAAGTCCGGACGGCTATGAGGACAGTTTCATTTCTTCGACCCGTTTCGGCGGGTATGTTTCCCATTGGTGGCAACCGGGACATTGCCAGTAGAATTGCCGTGCCTCGAAACCGCAGTGGCTGCATTGATAGCGGGACAGCCGGGAAGCATATCGCTGTACAAGGTTACGGACGAAAGACAGATCTTCGCGGATCTCCGGAGGGACCACCAGCAATTGCGCCTCAAGCAGTTTGTCCAGTCCGAGCAGTGTCGGTGTTCTTCTCAGTTCATCATGCACCAGTGTATTGGCGGCTTCCACGCCTTCCTGTTTCAGTACGGCTTTGAAAAGTACCTCGAGCAAATCGATGGAAGCTGTTTCGGACAGATAGGATTTCAGAAGACTGATGCCTTCCTGGGGACGTCCAACAGACTGGAATCCTTCCATAAGGCGTTGGGCAACCAGAACAGTGTGCGATATGCTCTGTTTCTCCACACGACGCCAGGTCGCAAGTGCTTCTTCAGGTTTACCGAGTGCAACCAGAGCGTCCCCCGTCAGTATTGTGGCGCGCACACTCATTCTGTCTGTCGAAAGTGCGGTTTCAAGCAACGGAAGCGCTTTTTCCGGATGTGTATTGACGAGTTCGTCTTCGGCCAGTTCGCAATAGAACTGGGCAATTTGCTTGTTGCGGTTTCCTGTCCCGGAATTTTGCAGGGCCTTGGCCGCGTCAATGGCCTGTACCCATTCTTTTTCGCGCTGGAAAATTTCCAGAAGGGCGCGGCGTGCCTGTATGGAATAGGCGGTTTCGGTCAGTTCCTGAAAAACCTCTTCGGCTCTGTCGAGAAGTCCGGCCTTCAGAAAATCCTGTCCGAGTTCGTATTGGGCCTGCATCCGCTGTTCGGGTGGAAGATCGGGGCGGAGCAAAAGGTTCTGGTGCATACGGATGGCACGTTCCGTTTCTCCGCGACGTCTGAAAAGGTTGCCCAGTGCAAAATGCAGGTCGGCTGTTTCCGGATCCAGTCTGACAATTTCAATAAACGCATCGATGGCCTTGTCGGGCTGTTCATTCAGAAGAAAGTTCAGTCCCTTGAAATATCCTTTTGGAAGACTGCGTGATTCGGATAGCAATTGTTTGATATCAATACGCGCCGCTATCCAGCCAAGTCCGAAAAAGATCGGAATACTTAACAGCCACCAGATTTCGAATTCCATACAGTGTCTAAAATAAAAAAACTATTCGGTTTTGGTGCCAGAAACAGTACTGGCTGAAGACGTTTCGTTCGTTTTCACGTGCGTTTCCTGAGCCTGTTCCAGTTCGGTGATTCTTTTTCGCTGTTTTGCCAGTTCCCGTTGACGGCGGAAAACCACAGGAATCATCGTCATCAAACCGAGAAAAGCTCCTGCAACGAAGAAGCAGAGTACGATCAGAACAAGCGGACCTCGCAACTCGTATCCCCAGAAGAAGTATAAAGCGGTTTCCTGGGTATTTTTCAGCGCGAGTACGAAAAAGAATATAAAAAGAACCAGTGTGATTATACGGGACAACCACTTCATGATTCAGCCCTTGTAACGGATATCATGTGTCGTATTTTCAGATGAAAAATATGATTGTACGTGAAAAAGGGCATCCGAAGATGCCCTTTTGGGTTGAGAAAGCTTAATCGAAACAAGCGAAATCAGTCCGTTTTTGCCGCTGAGTCGACTCTCTGACGCAATTCCTTGCCGGGCTTGAAGTGGGGTACCCGTTTCTCTTCGACCATCACTTTTTCGCCGGAGCGTGGATTGCGTCCGACCCTGGGCGGCCGGACACTCAATGCAAAACTGCCAAAACCGCGAATTTCGATGCGTTGACCTTCCGCCAGAGCGTCAGCCATGGCATCCAGTATGGTTTTTACTGTCAGTTCGGCATCTTTGGCCAGCAACTGCGGATAGCTGTTTGCCAAAGAAACGATCAATTCGGATTTTGTCATCTCGCACTCATGATTATTGCTTGTTGTCGAACTTGGCTTTTAACAGCGCTCCAAGGCTGGTCATGCCGGAAGCCGCGCTGGAATCATTCTGGATTTTCTGCATGGCTTCCTGGGTTTCCATCTGGTCTTTCGCCTTGATTGACAGCTGTAGCGTGCGGGACTTGCGATCGATATTGATGATCATGACTTCAATCTGATCCCCGACTTTCAGATGGGAACCGGCATCTTCCACGCGGTCTCTTGAAATTTCGGAGGCACGCAGATAACCTTCCACATCATCGTTGAGCTGGATGACAGCACCTTTAGGTTCGACAGATTTGACAGTACCGGATACGACACTGCCCTTGTCGTTCATGGCAATGTAATTGTTGAACGGATCACCTTCAAGCTGCTTGACGCCCAGAGAGACACGTTCACGTTCGACGTCGATAGCCAGAACGACAGCTTCCAGTTCGTCACCTTTCTTGAAGTTGTGAACGGCGGTTTCTCCCGGTTCTGTCCAGGAAAGATCGGAAAGGTGAACCAGACCGTCGATGTTGCCCGGCAGACCGATAAATACACCAAAATCGGTAATAGACTTGATGGCTCCACTGACTTTATCGCCTTTTTTGTGGGTTTCCGCAAATTCTTCCCATGGATTCGGTTTGCATTGCTTCATGCCCAGACTGATACGACGGCGTTCCTCATCGATTTCCAGAACCATGACTTCAACTTCGTCACCCAGTTTGACGACCTTGTTCGGAGCGACATTCTTGTTTGTCCAGTCCATTTCGGAAACGTGAACCAGGCCTTCGATACCCTGTTCGACTTCAACGAAAGCACCGTAATCGGTCAGGTTGGTCACTTTGCCGAACAGACGGGTGCCTTGCGGGTAACGGCGGGAAAGACCGGTCCACGGATCGTCTCCAAGCTGTTTGACGCCGAGTGAAACCCGATTTTTTTCCTGATCGTATTTCAGGACCTTGGCAGTGATTTCCTGTCCGACCGTCAACATTTCGGATGGATGACGGACACGACGCCATGCCAGGTCGGTGATGTGCAACAGACCATCGATACCCCCCAGGTCGATGAAGGCACCGTAATCGGTAATATTCTTGACAACGCCGTTGACGATGGTTCCTTCTTTCAGGGTTTCCATCAGTTTCTGGCGTTCTTCTCCCATGGATGCTTCGACAACCGCACGGCGGGAGAGCACGACATTGTTGCGCTTGCGATCCAGCTTGATGACCTTGAATTCCAGCGTTTTGCCTTCATAAGGCGTGGTGTCCTTGACAGGACGGGTATCGACCAGGGAGCCTGGCAGGAAAGCGCGGATACCGTTGGTCAGAACGGTCAGGCCGCCCTTGACTTTTC carries:
- the lapB gene encoding lipopolysaccharide assembly protein LapB; amino-acid sequence: MEFEIWWLLSIPIFFGLGWIAARIDIKQLLSESRSLPKGYFKGLNFLLNEQPDKAIDAFIEIVRLDPETADLHFALGNLFRRRGETERAIRMHQNLLLRPDLPPEQRMQAQYELGQDFLKAGLLDRAEEVFQELTETAYSIQARRALLEIFQREKEWVQAIDAAKALQNSGTGNRNKQIAQFYCELAEDELVNTHPEKALPLLETALSTDRMSVRATILTGDALVALGKPEEALATWRRVEKQSISHTVLVAQRLMEGFQSVGRPQEGISLLKSYLSETASIDLLEVLFKAVLKQEGVEAANTLVHDELRRTPTLLGLDKLLEAQLLVVPPEIREDLSFVRNLVQRYASRLSRYQCSHCGFEARQFYWQCPGCHQWETYPPKRVEEMKLSS
- a CDS encoding LapA family protein — encoded protein: MKWLSRIITLVLFIFFFVLALKNTQETALYFFWGYELRGPLVLIVLCFFVAGAFLGLMTMIPVVFRRQRELAKQRKRITELEQAQETHVKTNETSSASTVSGTKTE
- a CDS encoding integration host factor subunit beta gives rise to the protein MTKSELIVSLANSYPQLLAKDAELTVKTILDAMADALAEGQRIEIRGFGSFALSVRPPRVGRNPRSGEKVMVEEKRVPHFKPGKELRQRVDSAAKTD
- the rpsA gene encoding 30S ribosomal protein S1, with the translated sequence MPTVAPTQDSGLESFAALFEESLARHDMRSGEVISAEVVRIDHNFVVVNAGLKSESFIPIDEFKNDVGELEVNVGDYVSVAIESLENGYGDTILSRDKAKRLASWLALEKAMESGEIVTGTVNGKVKGGLTVLTNGIRAFLPGSLVDTRPVKDTTPYEGKTLEFKVIKLDRKRNNVVLSRRAVVEASMGEERQKLMETLKEGTIVNGVVKNITDYGAFIDLGGIDGLLHITDLAWRRVRHPSEMLTVGQEITAKVLKYDQEKNRVSLGVKQLGDDPWTGLSRRYPQGTRLFGKVTNLTDYGAFVEVEQGIEGLVHVSEMDWTNKNVAPNKVVKLGDEVEVMVLEIDEERRRISLGMKQCKPNPWEEFAETHKKGDKVSGAIKSITDFGVFIGLPGNIDGLVHLSDLSWTEPGETAVHNFKKGDELEAVVLAIDVERERVSLGVKQLEGDPFNNYIAMNDKGSVVSGTVKSVEPKGAVIQLNDDVEGYLRASEISRDRVEDAGSHLKVGDQIEVMIINIDRKSRTLQLSIKAKDQMETQEAMQKIQNDSSAASGMTSLGALLKAKFDNKQ